One segment of Pseudophryne corroboree isolate aPseCor3 chromosome 10, aPseCor3.hap2, whole genome shotgun sequence DNA contains the following:
- the LOC134965413 gene encoding uncharacterized protein DDB_G0271670-like gives SSSSSSSSSSSSSSSSSSSSNSSSSSSSSSSSSSSSSSSSSSSSSSSSSSNSSSSSSSSSSSSSSSSSSSSSSSSSSSNSSSSSSSSSSSSSSSSSSSSSSSSSSSSSSSSSSSSSSSSSSSSSSSSSSSSSSSSSSSSSRSISSSSSSSSSSNSSSSSRSSSSSSSSSSSSSSSSSSSSSSSSSSSSSRSISSSSSSSSSSSNSSSSSSSSSSSSSSSSSSSSSSSSSSSSSSSSSSSSSSSSSSSSSSSSSSSSSSSSSSSSSSSSSSSSSSSSSSSSSSSSSSSSSSSSSSSSSSSSSSSSSSSSSSS, from the coding sequence agtagtagcagcagcagcagcagcagcagcagtagtagtagtagtagtagtagtagtagtaacagcagcagcagtagtagtagtagtagtagtagtagtagtagtagtagcagcagtagtagtagtagtagcagcagcagtagtagtagtaatagcagcagcagtagtagcagcagtagtagcagcagcagcagcagcagcagtagtagtagtagtagtagtagtagtagtagtaacagcagcagcagtagtagtagtagtagtagcagtagtagtagtagtagtagcagcagtagtagtagtagtagcagcagtagtagtagtagtagtagtagcagtagtagtagtagtagcagtagtagtagtagtagcagcagcagtagtagtagcagcagtagtagtagcagcagcagcagcagtaggagtattagcagcagcagcagcagtagtagtagtagtaatagcagcagcagtagtagaagcagcagtagcagtagtagcagcagcagtagtagtagcagcagtagtagtagtagtagcagcagtagtagcagcagcagcagcagtaggagtattagcagcagcagcagcagcagtagtagtagtagtaatagcagcagcagtagtagtagcagtagtagtagtagcagcagtagtagtagtagtagcagcagtagtagtagtagcagcagtagtagtagtagcagtagtagtagtagtagtagtagtagtagtagcagcagcagcagtagtagtagtagtagcagtagtagtagtagtagtagtagtagtagtagtagcagcagcagtagtagtagtagtagtagtagtagtagtagtagcagcagcagcagcagtagtagtagcagcagcagtagtagtagcagcagcagcagcagtagtagtagtagcagtagtagtagtagtagcagt